The Saccharomyces cerevisiae S288C chromosome VII, complete sequence genome includes a region encoding these proteins:
- the MPS2 gene encoding Mps2p (Essential membrane protein localized at nuclear envelope and SPBs; required for insertion of the newly duplicated spindle pole body into the nuclear envelope; potentially phosphorylated by Cdc28p; MPS2 has a paralog, CSM4, that arose from the whole genome duplication), translating to MSNGAFDAIFEYAWGQIDKPISGDFIYGKDLPKLIEIIENIFQKAQKSGSYELRLPLFSEINKDLFRTFSNTKTFFKIHKEEFDDIFFNLVNHPLREILENAFIGVDSIPSDFIVSMNLNSPSKFLVENKNKNTEGAGISTPRKKLTESPIKLLSRNNIGKALEVQVEELKRELTAKQSLLQENERQVSELKIRLETYQEKYASIQQRFSDLQKARQVEDNQNSSRTSDPGSPLVTGIDQKAILEEFRRRLQRQTDTISFLKDQIRRERGLNCSNDKVSHSKRKHATTDGDGTFKNFISAVPSNIWVKATIRIIVCFALLAGVLPYIRKYVYAHDTPSQNSRLQLSWWENSGILSKIVWFFEDQTDLETEYRSNANVDDAYSRVFGI from the coding sequence ATGAGTAACGGTGCGTTTGATGCTATTTTTGAGTACGCATGGGGCCAAATTGACAAACCCATCAGTGGAGACTTTATATATGGTAAAGATTTGCCAAAGCTAATCGAGATAATTGAGAATATCTTTCAAAAGGCACAGAAAAGTGGTTCCTATGAGCTTCGATTGCCATTGTTTTCAGAAATCAATAAAGATTTGTTTCGCACGTTTTCTAATACAAAAACCTTCTTTAAAATAcacaaagaagaatttgacgatatcttcttcaatttggTTAATCACCCCCTCAGGGAAATCTTAGAAAACGCGTTCATTGGTGTAGATTCTATTCCAAGTGATTTTATCGTAAGCATGAATTTGAATTCACCTTCCAAATTTCTGGTTgagaacaagaacaagaataCAGAGGGGGCTGGAATTTCGACACCTAGGAAGAAGCTTACTGAATCACCTATCAAGCTGTTAAGCAGGAATAATATAGGAAAGGCCTTAGAGGTGCAGGTGGAGGAATTGAAAAGAGAACTAACTGCGAAACAAAGCCTCCTTCAGGAAAATGAACGACAAGTAAGcgaattgaaaataaggCTCGAAACTTATCAAGAAAAGTATGCTTCCATACAACAGCGGTTCAGCGACTTACAGAAAGCTAGACAAGTGGAAGATAATCAAAATAGCTCCAGAACATCTGACCCAGGATCACCTCTGGTAACGGGAATCGATCAAAAAGCCATTCTGGAAGAGTTTAGAAGAAGATTACAGAGACAAACAGACACCATATCTTTCCTAAAGGATCAAATACGGCGAGAAAGGGGGCTCAATTGCAGTAACGATAAGGTATCACATTCAAAACGAAAACATGCAACCACTGATGGTGATGGGactttcaagaattttatttccGCGGTTCCCTCCAACATATGGGTAAAAGCAACAATAAGAATTATAGTCTGTTTCGCTTTACTGGCAGGTGTCCTACCATACATTAGAAAATACGTATATGCTCATGACACACCATCCCAAAACTCAAGGTTACAATTATCATGGTGGGAAAATAGTGGCATATTAAGCAAGATTGTATGGTTCTTTGAAGATCAGACAGATTTAGAAACTGAATACCGTTCAAATGCCAATGTGGATGACGCATATAGTAGAGTATTCGGCATTTAA
- the AFT1 gene encoding DNA-binding transcription factor AFT1 (Transcription factor involved in iron utilization and homeostasis; binds consensus site PyPuCACCCPu and activates transcription in response to changes in iron availability; in iron-replete conditions localization is regulated by Grx3p, Grx4p, and Fra2p, and promoter binding is negatively regulated via Grx3p-Grx4p binding; AFT1 has a paralog, AFT2, that arose from the whole genome duplication; relative distribution to the nucleus increases upon DNA replication stress) translates to MEGFNPADIEHASPINSSDSHSSSFVYALPKSASEYVVNHNEGRASASGNPAAVPSPIMTLNLKSTHSLNIDQHVHTSTSPTETIGHIHHVEKLNQNNLIHLDPVPNFEDKSDIKPWLQKIFYPQGIELVIERSDAFKVVFKCKAAKRGRNARRKRKDKPKGQDHEDEKSKINDDELEYASPSNATVTNGPQTSPDQTSSIKPKKKRCVSRFNNCPFRVRATYSLKRKRWSIVVMDNNHSHQLKFNPDSEEYKKFKEKLRKDNDVDAIKKFDELEYRTLANLPIPTATIPCDCGLTNEIQSFNVVLPTNSNVTSSASSSTVSSISLDSSNASKRPCLPSVNNTGSINTNNVRKPKSQCKNKDTLLKRTTMQNFLTTKSRLRKTGTPTSSQHSSTAFSGYIDDPFNLNEILPLPASDFKLNTVTNLNEIDFTNIFTKSPHPHSGSTHPRQVFDQLDDCSSILFSPLTTNTNNEFEGESDDFVHSPYLNSEADFSQILSSAPPVHHDPNETHQENQDIIDRFANSSQEHNEYILQYLTHSDAANHNNIGVPNNNSHSLNTQHNVSDLGNSLLRQEALVGSSSTKIFDELKFVQNGPHGSQHPIDFQHVDHRHLSSNEPQVRSHQYGPQQQPPQQLQYHQNQPHDGHNHEQHQTVQKDMQTHESLEIMGNTLLEEFKDIKMVNGELKYVKPED, encoded by the coding sequence ATGGAAGGCTTCAATCCGGCTGACATAGAACATGCGTCACCGATTAATTCATCTGACAGCCATTCATCCTCCTTTGTATATGCTCTACCCAAAAGTGCTAGTGAATATGTAGTCAACCATAATGAGGGTCGTGCAAGTGCAAGTGGAAATCCAGCCGCAGTGCCGTCTCCCATAATGACACTGAATCTCAAAAGCACACATTCCCTCAATATTGATCAGCATGTTCATACCTCAACATCGCCGACGGAAACTATTGGGCATATTCATCATGTGGAAAAGCTGAATCAAAACAATTTGATTCATCTGGATCCAGTACCCAACTTTGAAGATAAGTCCGATATTAAGCCTTGGTTgcaaaagattttttatcCTCAAGGAATAGAACTTGTGATAGAAAGGTCGGACGCATTTAAAGTTGTCTTCAAGTGTAAAGCTGCTAAAAGGGGAAGGAACGcgagaaggaaaagaaaagataagCCCAAAGGACAGGACCACGAAGACGAGAAATCCAAGATCAATGATGACGAATTAGAATATGCGAGTCCTTCTAATGCCACAGTAACCAATGGGCCTCAAACATCGCCCGATCAAACATCCTCCATAaagccaaagaaaaaaagatgtgTATCGAGGTTTAATAACTGTCCGTTTAGAGTACGAGCTACTTATTCGttaaagaggaaaagatgGAGCATTGTTGTAATGGACAATAACCATTCACATCAGCTAAAGTTTAACCCTGATTCCGAAGAGtacaaaaaattcaaagaaaaattaagaaaGGATAATGACGTAGATGCAATCAAGAAATTCGACGAATTGGAATACAGAACTTTGGCCAATTTGCCCATTCCAACAGCTACAATCCCCTGTGATTGTGGTTTAACAAATGAAATACAAAGTTTCAATGTCGTATTGCCCACTAACAGTAATGTTACTTCATCAGCATCCTCTTCAACTGTATCGTCCATATCCCTTGATTCATCGAATGCATCTAAAAGGCCATGCTTACCCTCTGTAAATAACACCGGTAGTATCAATACCAATAACGTAAGGAAACCGAAAAGCCAGTGTAAGAATAAAGACACACTCTTAAAAAGAACCACCATGCAGAACTTTCTCACAACTAAATCAAGGCTGCGTAAGACCGGTACGCCAACATCTTCGCAACACTCATCTACAGCATTTTCAGGATATATTGATGATCCTTTCAATTTGAATGAAATCTTGCCACTGCCGGCATCCGATTTCAAGCTAAACACTGTAACAAATTTGAACGAAATTGACTTTACGAACATTTTTACCAAATCGCCGCATCCACATAGCGGGTCTACCCATCCAAGACAAGTCTTCGACCAATTGGACGATTGTTCCTCTATACTCTTCTCTCCATTAACTACAAACACGAataatgaatttgaagGAGAGTCAGATGATTTTGTTCATTCTCCATATTTGAACTCAGAGGCAGATTTCAGCCAAATTCTTAGTAGTGCTCCCCCAGTCCATCATGACCCAAATGAAACACATCAGGAAAACCAGGATATTATTGATAGATTTGCTAATAGTTCCCAAGAACATAATGAGTATATTCTACAATATTTGACGCACTCCGATGCTGCTAACCACAATAACATCGGCGTTCCAAACAACAATTCACATTCGCTAAATACTCAGCATAACGTTTCTGATCTGGGCAACTCACTTTTAAGACAAGAAGCTTTAGTTGGCAGctcttcaacaaaaatcTTCGACGAATTGAAATTTGTACAAAATGGCCCACACGGTTCTCAACATCCTATAGATTTTCAACATGTTGACCATCGTCATCTCAGCTCTAATGAACCTCAAGTACGATCACATCAATATGGTCCGCAACAGCAGCCACCGCAGCAATTGCAATATCACCAAAATCAGCCCCACGACGGCCATAACCACGAACAGCACCAAACAGTACAAAAGGATATGCAAACGCATGAATCGCTAGAAATAATGGGAAACACATTATTGGAAGAGTTCAAAGACATTAAAATGGTGAACGGCGAGTTGAAGTATGTGAAGCCAGAAGATTAG
- the MNP1 gene encoding mitochondrial 54S ribosomal protein bL12m MNP1 (Mitochondrial ribosomal protein of the large subunit; has similarity to E. coli L7/L12 and human MRPL7 ribosomal proteins; associates with the mitochondrial nucleoid; required for normal respiratory growth) gives MSLRILAKRSSSIWMKTRVTPALISPITITTRFNSTTTTAPSHKDDVRPVDPKISKIVQDISQLTLLETSSLINELKTVLNIPEISMPMGGFMAGAAGAGAGNVPSSTGEAGSGAEEEAKPEAKTVFTVKLDSFDTKTKAKVIKEVKGLLGLSLVEAKKFVEAAPKVLKENVAKDDAEKIKKTLEDLGAKVSLE, from the coding sequence ATGTCCTTACGTATACTAGCGAAGAGATCTTCTTCTATCTGGATGAAAACGCGCGTTACACCAGCGCTAATTTCTCCTATTACTATCACAACCCGTTTCAATTCTACGACTACAACAGCACCATCACATAAGGATGATGTAAGGCCAGTTGATCctaaaatttctaaaattgTACAGGACATTTCACAATTGACTCTTTTGGAAACTTCCAGTTTAATCAACGAGCTGAAAACCGTATTGAACATTCCAGAAATTTCCATGCCTATGGGCGGATTCATGGCAGGCGCTGCAGGCGCAGGTGCTGGTAATGTACCTAGCTCCACTGGTGAAGCTGGTAGTGGtgctgaagaagaagctaaGCCTGAGGCAAAGACCGTGTTTACGGTGAAGTTGGACTCGTTCGACACGAAGACTAAGGCTAAAGTCATCAAGGAAGTCAAGGGATTATTGGGGCTTTCATTAGTTGAAGCTAAGAAATTCGTTGAAGCTGCACCAAAGGtcttgaaagaaaatgtcGCCAAGGATGATGCTGAAAAGATTAAGAAAACCTTGGAAGACTTAGGAGCTAAGGTCAGTTTAGAATGA
- the RPL7A gene encoding 60S ribosomal protein uL30 RPL7A (Ribosomal 60S subunit protein L7A; required for processing of 27SA3 pre-rRNA to 27SB pre-rRNA during assembly of large ribosomal subunit; depletion leads to a turnover of pre-rRNA; contains a conserved C-terminal Nucleic acid Binding Domain (NDB2); binds to Domain II of 25S and 5.8S rRNAs; homologous to mammalian ribosomal protein L7 and bacterial L30; RPL7A has a paralog, RPL7B, that arose from the whole genome duplication) gives MAAEKILTPESQLKKSKAQQKTAEQVAAERAARKAANKEKRAIILERNAAYQKEYETAERNIIQAKRDAKAAGSYYVEAQHKLVFVVRIKGINKIPPKPRKVLQLLRLTRINSGTFVKVTKATLELLKLIEPYVAYGYPSYSTIRQLVYKRGFGKINKQRVPLSDNAIIEANLGKYGILSIDDLIHEIITVGPHFKQANNFLWPFKLSNPSGGWGVPRKFKHFIQGGSFGNREEFINKLVKSMN, from the exons ATGGCCGCTGA AAAAATCTTGACCCCAGAATCTCAGTTGAAGAAGTCTAAGGCTCAACAAAAGACTGCTGAACAAGTCGCTGCTGAAAGAGCTGCTCGTAAGGCT GCTAACAAGGAAAAGAGAGCCAttattttggaaagaaacGCCGCTTACCAAAAGGAATACGAAACTGCTGAAAGAAACATCATTCAAGCTAAGCGTGATGCCAAGGCTGCTGGTTCCTACTACGTCGAAGCTCAACACAAGTTGGTCTTCGTTGTCAGAATCAAGGGTATTAACAAGATCCCACCTAAGCCAAGAAAGGTTCTACAATTGCTAAGATTGACAAGAATCAACTCTGGTACATTCGTCAAAGTTACCAAGGCTACTTTGGAACTATTGAAGTTGATTGAACCATACGTTGCTTACGGTTACCCATCGTACTCTACTATTAGACAATTGGTCTACAAGAGAGGTTTCGGTAAGATCAACAAGCAAAGAGTTCCATTGTCCGACAATGCTATCATCGAAGCCAACTTGGGTAAGTATGGTATCTTGTCCATTGACGATTTGATTCACGAAATCATCACTGTTGGTCCACACTTCAAGCAAGCTAACAACTTTTTGTGGCCATTCAAGTTGTCCAACCCATCTGGTGGTTGGGGTGTCCCAAGAAAGTTCAAGCACTTTATCCAAGGTGGTTCTTTCGGTAACCGTGAAGAATTCATCAACAAATTGGTTAAGTCCATGAACTAA
- the NPY1 gene encoding NAD(+) diphosphatase (NADH diphosphatase (pyrophosphatase); hydrolyzes the pyrophosphate linkage in NADH and related nucleotides; localizes to peroxisomes; enzymatic component of one of several partly redundant surveillance pathways involved in decapping of non-canonical nicotinamide adenine dinucleotide (NAD) capped nuclear mRNAs (NAD-RNAs); also possesses deCoAping activity involved in the decapping of non-canonical dephospho-CoA capped RNA (dpCoA-RNA); nudix hydrolase family member): MSTAVTFFGQHVLNRVSFLRCSKEFIKKSLNHDSTVFIPFIEGEALISPENGDLVQLSNSVKSYKNILSAIVPLYTTLLNTTRSRSDESGINVTFLGLLEGTDSAFNFEWSNISYKGTPYFGLDIRVTESTLFKKVDFEPIFSYPKVTRDHIFKQTNEDASLYSQGKMYLDWLAKYKFCPGCGSPLFPVEAGTKLQCSNENRNVYCNVRDARINNVCFPRTDPTVIIALTNSDYSKCCLARSKKRYGDFVLYSTIAGFMEPSETIEEACIREIWEETGISCKNIDIVRSQPWPYPCSLMIGCLGIVQFNSKNEVINLNHDDELLDAQWFDTTEIIQALDKYAGGYRVPFKNDINLPGSTTIAFQLINHVCENYKNLRKTSSSHL; encoded by the coding sequence ATGTCCACTGCTGTGACTTTTTTTGGCCAGCATGTCTTGAACAGAGTTTCGTTCTTAAGATGTTCGAAAGagttcatcaaaaaatcattgaaCCATGACTCTACCGTTTTTATCCCATTTATCGAAGGGGAAGCCCTCATTTCGCCCGAAAATGGTGACCTAGTTCAGCTTTCTAATTCTGTAAAGTCTTACAAGAATATTTTGTCAGCAATAGTTCCTTTATACACTACTTTATTGAACACAACTCGCTCAAGAAGCGATGAATCAGGCATCAATGTAACATTTTTAGGTCTCCTGGAAGGCACAGATTCTgcatttaattttgaatggtCTAATATTTCTTACAAAGGAACACCATATTTTGGATTAGATATCCGTGTTACTGAGAGCACACTCTTCAAGAAAGTCGACTTTGAGCCTATTTTTTCCTATCCGAAGGTGACCAGAGATCACATTTtcaaacaaacaaatgaGGATGCTTCACTTTATTCACAAGGTAAGATGTATCTGGATTGGCTAGCAAAGTACAAATTCTGTCCCGGTTGTGGGTCTCCGTTATTCCCAGTAGAGGCAGGAACTAAGCTTCAGTGTTCTAATGAAAATCGGAATGTATACTGTAATGTGAGAGATGCAAGAATTAATAACGTTTGCTTCCCAAGAACTGATCCAACGGTCATTATAGCCTTGACCAATTCGGATTACTCTAAGTGTTGTCTGGCaagatcaaaaaaaaggtacgGTGATTTTGTATTGTATTCAACAATAGCAGGTTTTATGGAGCCATCAGAAACCATAGAGGAGGCTTGTATCAGAGAAATATGGGAGGAAACAGGCATTTCAtgcaaaaatattgatataGTCCGGTCACAGCCCTGGCCTTACCCTTGCAGTTTGATGATTGGCTGTTTAGGCATAGTTCAATTCAATTCCAAAAATGAGGTTATCAACCTGAATCATGACGACGAATTATTGGATGCTCAATGGTTTGATACAACTGAAATCATTCAAGCTTTGGATAAGTACGCCGGCGGGTATCGTGTTCCATTCAAAAATGATATCAATTTACCTGGAAGTACTACCATTGCCTTCCAATTAATCAATCATGTTTGCGAGAACTATAAAAACTTACGTAAGACCTCATCGAGCCATCTATAG
- the HSF1 gene encoding stress-responsive transcription factor HSF1 (Trimeric heat shock transcription factor; forms condensate with Mediator and RNA Pol II upon heat shock; activates multiple genes in response to diverse stresses and transient intracellular acidification; recognizes variable heat shock elements (HSEs) consisting of inverted NGAAN repeats; monitors translational status through RQC (Ribosomal Quality Control)-mediated translation-stress signal; human homolog HSF1 with linker region mutations can complement yeast hsf1 mutant) codes for MNNAANTGTTNESNVSDAPRIEPLPSLNDDDIEKILQPNDIFTTDRTDASTTSSTAIEDIINPSLDPQSAASPVPSSSFFHDSRKPSTSTHLVRRGTPLGIYQTNLYGHNSRENTNPNSTLLSSKLLAHPPVPYGQNPDLLQHAVYRAQPSSGTTNAQPRQTTRRYQSHKSRPAFVNKLWSMLNDDSNTKLIQWAEDGKSFIVTNREEFVHQILPKYFKHSNFASFVRQLNMYGWHKVQDVKSGSIQSSSDDKWQFENENFIRGREDLLEKIIRQKGSSNNHNSPSGNGNPANGSNIPLDNAAGSNNSNNNISSSNSFFNNGHLLQGKTLRLMNEANLGDKNDVTAILGELEQIKYNQIAISKDLLRINKDNELLWQENMMARERHRTQQQALEKMFRFLTSIVPHLDPKMIMDGLGDPKVNNEKLNSANNIGLNRDNTGTIDELKSNDSFINDDRNSFTNATTNARNNMSPNNDDNSIDTASTNTTNRKKNIDENIKNNNDIINDIIFNTNLANNLSNYNSNNNAGSPIRPYKQRYLLKNRANSSTSSENPSLTPFDIESNNDRKISEIPFDDEEEEETDFRPFTSRDPNNQTSENTFDPNRFTMLSDDDLKKDSHTNDNKHNESDLFWDNVHRNIDEQDARLQNLENMVHILSPGYPNKSFNNKTSSTNTNSNMESAVNVNSPGFNLQDYLTGESNSPNSVHSVPSNGSGSTPLPMPNDNDTEHASTSVNQGENGSGLTPFLTVDDHTLNDNNTSEGSTRVSPDIKFSATENTKVSDNLPSFNDHSYSTQADTAPENAKKRFVEEIPEPAIVEIQDPTEYNDHRLPKRAKK; via the coding sequence ATGAATAATGCTGCAAATACAGGGACGACCAATGAGTCAAACGTGAGCGATGCTCCCCGTATTGAGCCTTTACCAAGCTTgaatgatgatgacattgaaaaaatcttacAACCGAACGATATCTTTACGACCGATCGTACCGATGCAAGTACTACATCTTCCACAGCCATTGAAGATATTATTAACCCCTCATTGGATCCGCAGTCAGCAGCATCGCCGGTtccttcttcctcttttttccaTGACTCAAGGAAACCTTCCACCAGTACACATTTAGTAAGGAGAGGTACTCCATTGGGAATTTACCAAACCAATCTATACGGTCACAATAGCAGAGAAAATACTAATCCTAATAGTAcattattatcttctaagTTACTCGCGCATCCACCAGTTCCTTATGGGCAAAATCCCGATTTACTACAACATGCTGTGTACAGGGCACAGCCGTCAAGTGGAACCACTAACGCGCAACCGCGCCAAACCACAAGAAGATATCAATCCCATAAATCACGGCCTGCATTTGTTAATAAACTATGGAGCATGTTAAACGATGATTCTAATACGAAACTTATACAGTGGGCGGAGGATggaaaatcttttattgTCACGAATAGGGAGGAATTTGTGCACCaaattttaccaaaatattttaaacaTTCCAATTTCGCTTCCTTTGTAAGACAATTGAACATGTATGGATGGCATAAAGTTCAAGATGTCAAGTCAGGATCAATTCAAAGTAGTTCAGATGATAAGTGgcaatttgaaaatgaaaacttcATTAGAGGTAGAGAAGATTTgctggaaaaaataatcaGGCAGAAAGGTTCCTCCAATAACCATAATAGCCCTAGTGGTAACGGTAATCCAGCGAATGGTAGCAACATCCCTCTGGACAATGCCGCAGGAAGtaataatagcaataataacatCAGTAGTAgtaattcattttttaacaATGGTCATTTATTGCAGGGTAAAACACTAAGATTAATGAACGAAGCGAATCTTGGAGATAAGAATGATGTCACCGCGATTTTGGGGGAATTAGagcaaataaaatataacCAGATTGCAATTTCCAAAGATTTACTAAGAATAAACAAAGATAATGAGTTATTATGGCAAGAGAATATGATGGCCAGGGAAAGACATAGAACCCAACAGCAAGCCTTGGAAAAAATGTTCAGATTCTTGACATCTATAGTCCCACACTTAGATCCCAAAATGATTATGGACGGGCTGGGAGATCCGAAAGTTAATAATGAAAAGCTAAACAGTGCGAATAACATTGGGTTAAATCGCGACAACACAGGCACTATAGATGAACTAAAATCCAACGATTCTTTCATAAACGATGATCGTAATTCTTTCACCAATGCTACAACCAACGCCCGTAATAACATGAGTCCCAACAATGATGACAATAGTATTGACACCGCTAGCACTAATACCACcaacagaaagaaaaatatagatgaaaacatcaaaaataACAACGACATAATTAATGACATTATATTTAATACCAACCTTGCCAACAATCTCAGCAATTACAATTCCAACAATAATGCTGGCTCGCCAATAAGGCCCTATAAACAAAGatatcttttgaaaaatagaGCCAATTCCTCGACATCGAGTGAGAATCCAAGCCTAACGCCCTTTGATATCGAATCTAATAATGACCGCaaaatttcagaaattCCTtttgatgacgaagaagaagaagaaacgGATTTTAGGCCTTTTACCTCGCGAGATCCTAATAACCAAACGAGTGAAAACACTTTTGATCCAAACAGATTTACGATGCTctctgatgatgatttaaaaaaagattctCATACCAATGACAATAAACACAACGAAAGTGATCTTTTTTGGGACAACGTACATAGAAATATAGACGAACAAGATGCAAGACTCCAGaacttggaaaatatgGTTCACATACTTTCTCCTGGATATCCTAATAAGTCgttcaacaacaaaacttcCTCGACAAACACTAATTCCAATATGGAAAGTGCTGTCAACGTTAATAGCCCTGGTTTCAACTTACAGGATTATTTAACTGGAGAGTCTAATTCCCCCAATTCTGTTCATTCTGTTCCCTCCAATGGCAGCGGCTCCACACCGTTGCCCATGCCAAATGATAATGACACCGAGCACGCAAGTACAAGTGTCAATCAAGGCGAAAATGGAAGCGGATTAACGCCCTTCCTCACGGTAGATGATCACACACTAAACGACAATAACACTAGTGAGGGAAGTACAAGGGTGTCCCCCGATATAAAGTTCAGCGCCACTGAAAACACTAAAGTGAGTGATAACCTGCCAAGCTTTAATGACCACAGTTATTCCACCCAGGCCGACACGGCGCCCGAGAACGCTAAGAAAAGATTTGTGGAGGAAATACCGGAACCGGCTATAGTCGAAATACAGGACCCGACAGAGTACAACGATCACCGCCTGCCCAAACGAGCTAAGAAATAG
- the RPB9 gene encoding DNA-directed RNA polymerase II core subunit RPB9 (RNA polymerase II subunit B12.6; contacts DNA; mutations affect transcription start site selection and fidelity of transcription; positively regulates ATG1 transcription as a key regulator of autophagy), whose amino-acid sequence MTTFRFCRDCNNMLYPREDKENNRLLFECRTCSYVEEAGSPLVYRHELITNIGETAGVVQDIGSDPTLPRSDRECPKCHSRENVFFQSQQRRKDTSMVLFFVCLSCSHIFTSDQKNKRTQFS is encoded by the coding sequence ATGACTACGTTTAGATTTTGTCGTGACTGCAACAATATGTTGTACCCTCGTGaggataaagaaaataaccGGTTGTTATTTGAATGCAGAACATGCTCGTATGTAGAAGAAGCGGGCAGTCCATTGGTCTACAGGCATGAATTGATTACCAACATTGGTGAAACTGCGGGAGTGGTGCAAGATATTGGTTCCGATCCCACTCTTCCGAGATCTGATAGAGAATGTCCCAAATGTCACTCTCGGGAAAATGTGTTTTTTCAATCacaacaaagaagaaaggatACTTCGATGGTTTTATTCTTTGTGTGCTTATCTTGCTCACACATATTTACTTCAgatcaaaaaaacaaaaggacGCAGTTTTCATGA